The Globicephala melas chromosome 20, mGloMel1.2, whole genome shotgun sequence genome contains a region encoding:
- the LLGL1 gene encoding lethal(2) giant larvae protein homolog 1 isoform X1: protein MMKFRFRRQGADPQREKLKQELFAFHKTVEHGFPNQPSALAFDPELRIMAIGTRSGAVKIYGAPGVEFTGLHRDAATVTQMHFLPGQGRLLTLLDDSSLHLWEVVHHNGCAHLEEALHHQPPSRPGFDGASGLPSLARITVVLLVAAGDLAALGTEGGSVFFLDVPTLTLLEGQTLGPDEVLRSVPDDYRCGKALGPVESLQGHLRDPTKILIGYSRGLLVIWNRAARCADRIFLGNQQLESVCWERSGRTLVSSHSDGSYAVWATDAGDSPTTQPTVATTPYGPFPCKAISKILWRNCASGEHFIVFSGGMPRASYGDRHCVSVLQAETLVTLDFTSRVIDFFTVHSTRPEDEFDEPQALAVLLEEELVVLDLQTPGWPAVPAPYLAPLHSSAITCSAHVANVPAKLWARIVSAGEQQNPQPASGASSWPITGGRNLAQEPTQRGLLLTGHEDGTVRFWDASGVALRPLYKLSTAGLFQTDCEHADSLAQAAEDDWPPFRKVGCFDPYSDDPRLGVQKVALCKYTAQMVVAGTAGQVLVLELSDEPSDQAVGVASVDLLQDREGFTWKGHERLSPRTGPLPWPAGFQPRALVQCLPPAAVTAVTLHAEWGLVAFGTSHGFGLFDYLRRSPVLARCTLHPNDSLAMEGPLSRVKSLKKSLRQSFRRIRKSRVSGKKRSTAASSKVGQAAGRPGGATGGKAGLPSLVPLKLQEANAQLAEQAGPHDVEVTPVQRRIEPRSADDSLSGVVRCLYFADTFLRDAAHHGPTMWAGTNSGSVFAYALEVPAAAANSDRRPERAVEAVLGKEVQLMHRAPVVAVAVLDGRGRPLPEPYEASRDLAQAPDMQGGHAVLIASEEQFKVFTLPKVSAKTKFKLTAHEGCRVRKVALATFASVACEDYAETCLACLTNLGDVHVFSVPGLRPQVHYACIRKEDISGIASCVFTRHGQGFYLISPSEFERFSLSARNITEPLCSLDISWPRDAMRASYRPQESPKLSQANGTPGVVLGPQSRSGSPDPTRSEGTDTPELPEATLSPTSVDSATSADTTLDTTGDVTVEDVKDFLGSSEESEKNLRNLSEDEARACPILIG from the exons ATGATGAAGTTTCGGTTCCGCAGACAGGGCGCCGACCCGCAGCGCGAGAAGCTCAAGCAGGAGCTCTTCGCCTTCCACAAG ACCGTGGAGCATGGCTTCCCCAACCAGCCCAGCGCCCTGGCCTTTGACCCTGAGCTTCGCATCATGGCCATCGGCACCCGGTCTGGGGCTGTCAAGAT CTATGGTGCCCCCGGCGTGGAGTTCACGGGCCTGCATCGAGACGCGGCCACCGTCACCCAGATGCACTTCCTGCCCGGCCAG GGCCGCCTCCTGACCCTGCTGGACGACAGCAGCCTCCATCTTTGGGAGGTCGTCCACCACAACGGCTGCGCCCACCTGGAGGAAGCCCTCCACCACCAGCCACCCAGTCGCCCGGGCTTTGATGGTGCCAG TGGCCTGCCCAGCCTCGCCCGCATCACTGTGGTCCTGCTGGTGGCTGCCGGTGACCTGGCAGCCCTGGGCACTGAGGGCGGAAGCGTCTTCTTCCTGGATGTTCCCACCCTGACGCTGCTCGAGGGGCAGACCCTTGGCCCGGACGAGGTTCTGCGAAG CGTGCCTGACGACTACCGGTGCGGGAAGGCCCTGGGCCCCGTGGAGTCTCTCCAGGGACACCTGCGGGACCCCACCAAGATCCTTATCGGCTACAGCCGAGGCCTGCTGGTCATCTGGAACCGGGCCGCGCGGTGTGCTGACCGCATCTTCCTGGGGAACCAG CAGCTGGAGAGTGTGTGCTGGGAGCGCAGTGGCCGCACGCTGGTCAGCTCGCACAGCGACGGCAGCTACGCCGTCTGGGCCACGGACGCCGGCGACTCCCCGACGACACAGCCCACCGTGGCCACCACGCCCTACG GCCCCTTCCCCTGCAAAGCCATCAGCAAGATCCTGTGGCGAAACTGTGCGTCGGG TGAGCACTTCATCGTCTTCAGCGGTGGCATGCCCCGCGCCAGCTATGGCGACCGCCACTGCGTGAGTGTGCTCCAGGCCGAGACCCTGGTGACGCTGGACTTCACCTCCCGCGTCATCGACTTCTTCACGGTGCACAGCACGCGGCCCGAGGACG AGTTCGACGAGCCCCAGGCCCTGGCCGTGCTGCTCGAAGAGGAGCTGGTGGTGCTGGACCTGCAGACGCCCGGCTGGCCGGCCGTGCCCGCCCCATACCTGGCCCCGCTGCACTCGTCCGCCATCACCTGCTCGGCCCACGTCGCCAACGTCCCCGCCAAGCTGTGGGCCCGCATCGTGAGCGCTGGCGAGCAGCAGAACCCCCAGCCGGCCTCGGGTGCCTCG AGCTGGCCTATCACCGGGGGCCGGAACCTGGCTCAGGAGCCGACCCAGCGAGGGCTGCTGCTGACCGG GCACGAGGATGGCACTGTGCGGTTCTGGGACGCCTCCGGCGTGGCCCTGCGGCCGCTCTACAAGCTGAGCACCGCCGGCCTCTTTCAGACAGACTGCGAGCACGCCGACAGCCTGGCGCAGGCCGCCGAGGACGACTGGCCACCCTTCCGCAAG GTGGGCTGCTTCGACCCCTACAGCGACGATCCACGTCTTGGCGTGCAGAAGGTGGCGCTCTGCAAGTACACCGCCCAGATGGTGGTGGCCGGCACCGCGGGCCAG GTGCTGGTGCTGGAGTTAAGTGATGAGCCGTCGGATCAGGCGGTGGGCGTGGCCAGCGTGGACCTCCTCCAGGACCGTGAGGGCTTCACGTGGAAGGGCCACGAGCGGCTGAGCCCACGCACAGGGCCGCTGCCCTGGCCGGCCGGCTTCCAGCCCCGCGCACTGGTCCAGTGCCTGCCGCCGGCTGCCGTCACTGCCGTCACGCTCCACGCTGAGTGGGGCCTTGTGGCCTTTGGCACCAGCCACGGCTTTGGCCTCTTCGACTACCTGCGCAGGAGCCCCGTGCTGGCCAG GTGCACCCTGCACCCCAACGACTCCCTGGCCATGGAGGGGCCGCTGTCCCGCGTGAAGTCGCTCAAGAAGTCACTGCGCCAGTCCTTCCGGCGCATCCGCAAAAGCCGCGTCTCGGGCAAGAAGCGCTCGACTGCCGCCAGCAGCAAGGTGGGCCAGGCGGCTGGGCGGCCGGGTGGGGCGACGGGCGGGAAGGCCGGGCTCCCGAGCCTCGTGCCCCTCAAGTTGCAGGAGGCCAACGCGCAGCTGGCGGAGCAGGCCGGCCCCCACGACGTGGAGGTGACGCCCGTGCAGCGCCGCATTGAGCCCCGCTCGGCCGATGACTCCCTCTCGGGCGTCGTGCGCTGCCTCTACTTCGCCGACACCTTCCTTCGCGACG CGGCCCACCACGGCCCCACCATGTGGGCGGGCACCAACTCGGGCTCCGTGTTTGCCTATGCGCTGGAGGTGCCCGCGGCAGCGGCGAACAGTGACAGGCGGCCCGAGCGGGCAGTGGAGGCCGTGCTGGGCAAGGAGGTACAGCTGATGCACCGCGCACCCGTGGTGGCCGTGGCCGTGCTGGATGGACGCGGCCGCCCGCTGCCGGAGCCCTACGAGGCCTCAAGGGACCTGGCACAGGCGCCTGACATGCAGGGCGGCCACGCTGTGCTTATCGCATCTGAGGAGCAGTTCAAG GTGTTCACGCTGCCCAAAGTGAGCGCCAAGACCAAGTTCAAGCTGACGGCCCACGAGGGCTGCCGCGTGCGCAAGGTGGCCCTGGCCACCTTTGCCAGCGTGGCCTGCGAGGACTACGCCGAGACCTGCCTGGCCTGCCTCACCAACCTGGGCGACGTGCATGTGTTCTCGGTGCCCGGCCTGCGGCCCCAGGTGCACTATGCCTGCATCCGCAAGGAGGACATCAGTGGCATCGCTTCCTGCGTCTTCACACGACACGGCCAGG GGTTCTACCTGATTTCCCCGTCGGAGTTCGAGCGCTTTTCCCTGAGCGCCCGGAACATCACGGAGCCGCTCTGCTCTCTGGACATCAGTTGGCCCCGTGATGCCATGCGTGCCAG CTACAGGCCCCAAGAGTCGCCCAAGCTGAGCCAGGCTAACGGGACCCCTGGCGTCGTCCTGGGTCCACAGAGCCGCAGCGGAAGCCCCGATCCCACCCGCAGCGAGGGAACTG ACACCCCGGAGCTGCCTGAGGCCACGCTCTCACCCACGTCCGTTGACTCAGCCACCAGTGCCGACACGACGCTGGACACGACAGGGGACGTGACGGTGGAGGATGTGAAGGACTTCCTGGG ctcTTCGGAGGAATCTGAGAAGAACCTGCGGAACCTGTCAGAGGACGAGGCCCGAGCCTGCCCCATCCTGATTGGATGA
- the LLGL1 gene encoding lethal(2) giant larvae protein homolog 1 isoform X6: MMKFRFRRQGADPQREKLKQELFAFHKTVEHGFPNQPSALAFDPELRIMAIGTRSGAVKIYGAPGVEFTGLHRDAATVTQMHFLPGQGRLLTLLDDSSLHLWEVVHHNGCAHLEEALHHQPPSRPGFDGASGLPSLARITVVLLVAAGDLAALGTEGGSVFFLDVPTLTLLEGQTLGPDEVLRSVPDDYRCGKALGPVESLQGHLRDPTKILIGYSRGLLVIWNRAARCADRIFLGNQQLESVCWERSGRTLVSSHSDGSYAVWATDAGDSPTTQPTVATTPYGPFPCKAISKILWRNCASGEHFIVFSGGMPRASYGDRHCVSVLQAETLVTLDFTSRVIDFFTVHSTRPEDEFDEPQALAVLLEEELVVLDLQTPGWPAVPAPYLAPLHSSAITCSAHVANVPAKLWARIVSAGEQQNPQPASGASSWPITGGRNLAQEPTQRGLLLTGHEDGTVRFWDASGVALRPLYKLSTAGLFQTDCEHADSLAQAAEDDWPPFRKVGCFDPYSDDPRLGVQKVALCKYTAQMVVAGTAGQVLVLELSDEPSDQAVGVASVDLLQDREGFTWKGHERLSPRTGPLPWPAGFQPRALVQCLPPAAVTAVTLHAEWGLVAFGTSHGFGLFDYLRRSPVLARCTLHPNDSLAMEGPLSRVKSLKKSLRQSFRRIRKSRVSGKKRSTAASSKLQEANAQLAEQAGPHDVEVTPVQRRIEPRSADDSLSGVVRCLYFADTFLRDAAHHGPTMWAGTNSGSVFAYALEVPAAAANSDRRPERAVEAVLGKEVQLMHRAPVVAVAVLDGRGRPLPEPYEASRDLAQAPDMQGGHAVLIASEEQFKVFTLPKVSAKTKFKLTAHEGCRVRKVALATFASVACEDYAETCLACLTNLGDVHVFSVPGLRPQVHYACIRKEDISGIASCVFTRHGQGFYLISPSEFERFSLSARNITEPLCSLDISWPRDAMRARPQESPKLSQANGTPGVVLGPQSRSGSPDPTRSEGTDTPELPEATLSPTSVDSATSADTTLDTTGDVTVEDVKDFLG, translated from the exons ATGATGAAGTTTCGGTTCCGCAGACAGGGCGCCGACCCGCAGCGCGAGAAGCTCAAGCAGGAGCTCTTCGCCTTCCACAAG ACCGTGGAGCATGGCTTCCCCAACCAGCCCAGCGCCCTGGCCTTTGACCCTGAGCTTCGCATCATGGCCATCGGCACCCGGTCTGGGGCTGTCAAGAT CTATGGTGCCCCCGGCGTGGAGTTCACGGGCCTGCATCGAGACGCGGCCACCGTCACCCAGATGCACTTCCTGCCCGGCCAG GGCCGCCTCCTGACCCTGCTGGACGACAGCAGCCTCCATCTTTGGGAGGTCGTCCACCACAACGGCTGCGCCCACCTGGAGGAAGCCCTCCACCACCAGCCACCCAGTCGCCCGGGCTTTGATGGTGCCAG TGGCCTGCCCAGCCTCGCCCGCATCACTGTGGTCCTGCTGGTGGCTGCCGGTGACCTGGCAGCCCTGGGCACTGAGGGCGGAAGCGTCTTCTTCCTGGATGTTCCCACCCTGACGCTGCTCGAGGGGCAGACCCTTGGCCCGGACGAGGTTCTGCGAAG CGTGCCTGACGACTACCGGTGCGGGAAGGCCCTGGGCCCCGTGGAGTCTCTCCAGGGACACCTGCGGGACCCCACCAAGATCCTTATCGGCTACAGCCGAGGCCTGCTGGTCATCTGGAACCGGGCCGCGCGGTGTGCTGACCGCATCTTCCTGGGGAACCAG CAGCTGGAGAGTGTGTGCTGGGAGCGCAGTGGCCGCACGCTGGTCAGCTCGCACAGCGACGGCAGCTACGCCGTCTGGGCCACGGACGCCGGCGACTCCCCGACGACACAGCCCACCGTGGCCACCACGCCCTACG GCCCCTTCCCCTGCAAAGCCATCAGCAAGATCCTGTGGCGAAACTGTGCGTCGGG TGAGCACTTCATCGTCTTCAGCGGTGGCATGCCCCGCGCCAGCTATGGCGACCGCCACTGCGTGAGTGTGCTCCAGGCCGAGACCCTGGTGACGCTGGACTTCACCTCCCGCGTCATCGACTTCTTCACGGTGCACAGCACGCGGCCCGAGGACG AGTTCGACGAGCCCCAGGCCCTGGCCGTGCTGCTCGAAGAGGAGCTGGTGGTGCTGGACCTGCAGACGCCCGGCTGGCCGGCCGTGCCCGCCCCATACCTGGCCCCGCTGCACTCGTCCGCCATCACCTGCTCGGCCCACGTCGCCAACGTCCCCGCCAAGCTGTGGGCCCGCATCGTGAGCGCTGGCGAGCAGCAGAACCCCCAGCCGGCCTCGGGTGCCTCG AGCTGGCCTATCACCGGGGGCCGGAACCTGGCTCAGGAGCCGACCCAGCGAGGGCTGCTGCTGACCGG GCACGAGGATGGCACTGTGCGGTTCTGGGACGCCTCCGGCGTGGCCCTGCGGCCGCTCTACAAGCTGAGCACCGCCGGCCTCTTTCAGACAGACTGCGAGCACGCCGACAGCCTGGCGCAGGCCGCCGAGGACGACTGGCCACCCTTCCGCAAG GTGGGCTGCTTCGACCCCTACAGCGACGATCCACGTCTTGGCGTGCAGAAGGTGGCGCTCTGCAAGTACACCGCCCAGATGGTGGTGGCCGGCACCGCGGGCCAG GTGCTGGTGCTGGAGTTAAGTGATGAGCCGTCGGATCAGGCGGTGGGCGTGGCCAGCGTGGACCTCCTCCAGGACCGTGAGGGCTTCACGTGGAAGGGCCACGAGCGGCTGAGCCCACGCACAGGGCCGCTGCCCTGGCCGGCCGGCTTCCAGCCCCGCGCACTGGTCCAGTGCCTGCCGCCGGCTGCCGTCACTGCCGTCACGCTCCACGCTGAGTGGGGCCTTGTGGCCTTTGGCACCAGCCACGGCTTTGGCCTCTTCGACTACCTGCGCAGGAGCCCCGTGCTGGCCAG GTGCACCCTGCACCCCAACGACTCCCTGGCCATGGAGGGGCCGCTGTCCCGCGTGAAGTCGCTCAAGAAGTCACTGCGCCAGTCCTTCCGGCGCATCCGCAAAAGCCGCGTCTCGGGCAAGAAGCGCTCGACTGCCGCCAGCAGCAAG TTGCAGGAGGCCAACGCGCAGCTGGCGGAGCAGGCCGGCCCCCACGACGTGGAGGTGACGCCCGTGCAGCGCCGCATTGAGCCCCGCTCGGCCGATGACTCCCTCTCGGGCGTCGTGCGCTGCCTCTACTTCGCCGACACCTTCCTTCGCGACG CGGCCCACCACGGCCCCACCATGTGGGCGGGCACCAACTCGGGCTCCGTGTTTGCCTATGCGCTGGAGGTGCCCGCGGCAGCGGCGAACAGTGACAGGCGGCCCGAGCGGGCAGTGGAGGCCGTGCTGGGCAAGGAGGTACAGCTGATGCACCGCGCACCCGTGGTGGCCGTGGCCGTGCTGGATGGACGCGGCCGCCCGCTGCCGGAGCCCTACGAGGCCTCAAGGGACCTGGCACAGGCGCCTGACATGCAGGGCGGCCACGCTGTGCTTATCGCATCTGAGGAGCAGTTCAAG GTGTTCACGCTGCCCAAAGTGAGCGCCAAGACCAAGTTCAAGCTGACGGCCCACGAGGGCTGCCGCGTGCGCAAGGTGGCCCTGGCCACCTTTGCCAGCGTGGCCTGCGAGGACTACGCCGAGACCTGCCTGGCCTGCCTCACCAACCTGGGCGACGTGCATGTGTTCTCGGTGCCCGGCCTGCGGCCCCAGGTGCACTATGCCTGCATCCGCAAGGAGGACATCAGTGGCATCGCTTCCTGCGTCTTCACACGACACGGCCAGG GGTTCTACCTGATTTCCCCGTCGGAGTTCGAGCGCTTTTCCCTGAGCGCCCGGAACATCACGGAGCCGCTCTGCTCTCTGGACATCAGTTGGCCCCGTGATGCCATGCGTGCCAG GCCCCAAGAGTCGCCCAAGCTGAGCCAGGCTAACGGGACCCCTGGCGTCGTCCTGGGTCCACAGAGCCGCAGCGGAAGCCCCGATCCCACCCGCAGCGAGGGAACTG ACACCCCGGAGCTGCCTGAGGCCACGCTCTCACCCACGTCCGTTGACTCAGCCACCAGTGCCGACACGACGCTGGACACGACAGGGGACGTGACGGTGGAGGATGTGAAGGACTTCCTGGGGTGA
- the LLGL1 gene encoding lethal(2) giant larvae protein homolog 1 isoform X3: MMKFRFRRQGADPQREKLKQELFAFHKTVEHGFPNQPSALAFDPELRIMAIGTRSGAVKIYGAPGVEFTGLHRDAATVTQMHFLPGQGRLLTLLDDSSLHLWEVVHHNGCAHLEEALHHQPPSRPGFDGASGLPSLARITVVLLVAAGDLAALGTEGGSVFFLDVPTLTLLEGQTLGPDEVLRSVPDDYRCGKALGPVESLQGHLRDPTKILIGYSRGLLVIWNRAARCADRIFLGNQQLESVCWERSGRTLVSSHSDGSYAVWATDAGDSPTTQPTVATTPYGPFPCKAISKILWRNCASGEHFIVFSGGMPRASYGDRHCVSVLQAETLVTLDFTSRVIDFFTVHSTRPEDEFDEPQALAVLLEEELVVLDLQTPGWPAVPAPYLAPLHSSAITCSAHVANVPAKLWARIVSAGEQQNPQPASGASSWPITGGRNLAQEPTQRGLLLTGHEDGTVRFWDASGVALRPLYKLSTAGLFQTDCEHADSLAQAAEDDWPPFRKVGCFDPYSDDPRLGVQKVALCKYTAQMVVAGTAGQVLVLELSDEPSDQAVGVASVDLLQDREGFTWKGHERLSPRTGPLPWPAGFQPRALVQCLPPAAVTAVTLHAEWGLVAFGTSHGFGLFDYLRRSPVLARCTLHPNDSLAMEGPLSRVKSLKKSLRQSFRRIRKSRVSGKKRSTAASSKVGQAAGRPGGATGGKAGLPSLVPLKLQEANAQLAEQAGPHDVEVTPVQRRIEPRSADDSLSGVVRCLYFADTFLRDAAHHGPTMWAGTNSGSVFAYALEVPAAAANSDRRPERAVEAVLGKEVQLMHRAPVVAVAVLDGRGRPLPEPYEASRDLAQAPDMQGGHAVLIASEEQFKVFTLPKVSAKTKFKLTAHEGCRVRKVALATFASVACEDYAETCLACLTNLGDVHVFSVPGLRPQVHYACIRKEDISGIASCVFTRHGQGFYLISPSEFERFSLSARNITEPLCSLDISWPRDAMRARPQESPKLSQANGTPGVVLGPQSRSGSPDPTRSEGTDTPELPEATLSPTSVDSATSADTTLDTTGDVTVEDVKDFLGSSEESEKNLRNLSEDEARACPILIG, encoded by the exons ATGATGAAGTTTCGGTTCCGCAGACAGGGCGCCGACCCGCAGCGCGAGAAGCTCAAGCAGGAGCTCTTCGCCTTCCACAAG ACCGTGGAGCATGGCTTCCCCAACCAGCCCAGCGCCCTGGCCTTTGACCCTGAGCTTCGCATCATGGCCATCGGCACCCGGTCTGGGGCTGTCAAGAT CTATGGTGCCCCCGGCGTGGAGTTCACGGGCCTGCATCGAGACGCGGCCACCGTCACCCAGATGCACTTCCTGCCCGGCCAG GGCCGCCTCCTGACCCTGCTGGACGACAGCAGCCTCCATCTTTGGGAGGTCGTCCACCACAACGGCTGCGCCCACCTGGAGGAAGCCCTCCACCACCAGCCACCCAGTCGCCCGGGCTTTGATGGTGCCAG TGGCCTGCCCAGCCTCGCCCGCATCACTGTGGTCCTGCTGGTGGCTGCCGGTGACCTGGCAGCCCTGGGCACTGAGGGCGGAAGCGTCTTCTTCCTGGATGTTCCCACCCTGACGCTGCTCGAGGGGCAGACCCTTGGCCCGGACGAGGTTCTGCGAAG CGTGCCTGACGACTACCGGTGCGGGAAGGCCCTGGGCCCCGTGGAGTCTCTCCAGGGACACCTGCGGGACCCCACCAAGATCCTTATCGGCTACAGCCGAGGCCTGCTGGTCATCTGGAACCGGGCCGCGCGGTGTGCTGACCGCATCTTCCTGGGGAACCAG CAGCTGGAGAGTGTGTGCTGGGAGCGCAGTGGCCGCACGCTGGTCAGCTCGCACAGCGACGGCAGCTACGCCGTCTGGGCCACGGACGCCGGCGACTCCCCGACGACACAGCCCACCGTGGCCACCACGCCCTACG GCCCCTTCCCCTGCAAAGCCATCAGCAAGATCCTGTGGCGAAACTGTGCGTCGGG TGAGCACTTCATCGTCTTCAGCGGTGGCATGCCCCGCGCCAGCTATGGCGACCGCCACTGCGTGAGTGTGCTCCAGGCCGAGACCCTGGTGACGCTGGACTTCACCTCCCGCGTCATCGACTTCTTCACGGTGCACAGCACGCGGCCCGAGGACG AGTTCGACGAGCCCCAGGCCCTGGCCGTGCTGCTCGAAGAGGAGCTGGTGGTGCTGGACCTGCAGACGCCCGGCTGGCCGGCCGTGCCCGCCCCATACCTGGCCCCGCTGCACTCGTCCGCCATCACCTGCTCGGCCCACGTCGCCAACGTCCCCGCCAAGCTGTGGGCCCGCATCGTGAGCGCTGGCGAGCAGCAGAACCCCCAGCCGGCCTCGGGTGCCTCG AGCTGGCCTATCACCGGGGGCCGGAACCTGGCTCAGGAGCCGACCCAGCGAGGGCTGCTGCTGACCGG GCACGAGGATGGCACTGTGCGGTTCTGGGACGCCTCCGGCGTGGCCCTGCGGCCGCTCTACAAGCTGAGCACCGCCGGCCTCTTTCAGACAGACTGCGAGCACGCCGACAGCCTGGCGCAGGCCGCCGAGGACGACTGGCCACCCTTCCGCAAG GTGGGCTGCTTCGACCCCTACAGCGACGATCCACGTCTTGGCGTGCAGAAGGTGGCGCTCTGCAAGTACACCGCCCAGATGGTGGTGGCCGGCACCGCGGGCCAG GTGCTGGTGCTGGAGTTAAGTGATGAGCCGTCGGATCAGGCGGTGGGCGTGGCCAGCGTGGACCTCCTCCAGGACCGTGAGGGCTTCACGTGGAAGGGCCACGAGCGGCTGAGCCCACGCACAGGGCCGCTGCCCTGGCCGGCCGGCTTCCAGCCCCGCGCACTGGTCCAGTGCCTGCCGCCGGCTGCCGTCACTGCCGTCACGCTCCACGCTGAGTGGGGCCTTGTGGCCTTTGGCACCAGCCACGGCTTTGGCCTCTTCGACTACCTGCGCAGGAGCCCCGTGCTGGCCAG GTGCACCCTGCACCCCAACGACTCCCTGGCCATGGAGGGGCCGCTGTCCCGCGTGAAGTCGCTCAAGAAGTCACTGCGCCAGTCCTTCCGGCGCATCCGCAAAAGCCGCGTCTCGGGCAAGAAGCGCTCGACTGCCGCCAGCAGCAAGGTGGGCCAGGCGGCTGGGCGGCCGGGTGGGGCGACGGGCGGGAAGGCCGGGCTCCCGAGCCTCGTGCCCCTCAAGTTGCAGGAGGCCAACGCGCAGCTGGCGGAGCAGGCCGGCCCCCACGACGTGGAGGTGACGCCCGTGCAGCGCCGCATTGAGCCCCGCTCGGCCGATGACTCCCTCTCGGGCGTCGTGCGCTGCCTCTACTTCGCCGACACCTTCCTTCGCGACG CGGCCCACCACGGCCCCACCATGTGGGCGGGCACCAACTCGGGCTCCGTGTTTGCCTATGCGCTGGAGGTGCCCGCGGCAGCGGCGAACAGTGACAGGCGGCCCGAGCGGGCAGTGGAGGCCGTGCTGGGCAAGGAGGTACAGCTGATGCACCGCGCACCCGTGGTGGCCGTGGCCGTGCTGGATGGACGCGGCCGCCCGCTGCCGGAGCCCTACGAGGCCTCAAGGGACCTGGCACAGGCGCCTGACATGCAGGGCGGCCACGCTGTGCTTATCGCATCTGAGGAGCAGTTCAAG GTGTTCACGCTGCCCAAAGTGAGCGCCAAGACCAAGTTCAAGCTGACGGCCCACGAGGGCTGCCGCGTGCGCAAGGTGGCCCTGGCCACCTTTGCCAGCGTGGCCTGCGAGGACTACGCCGAGACCTGCCTGGCCTGCCTCACCAACCTGGGCGACGTGCATGTGTTCTCGGTGCCCGGCCTGCGGCCCCAGGTGCACTATGCCTGCATCCGCAAGGAGGACATCAGTGGCATCGCTTCCTGCGTCTTCACACGACACGGCCAGG GGTTCTACCTGATTTCCCCGTCGGAGTTCGAGCGCTTTTCCCTGAGCGCCCGGAACATCACGGAGCCGCTCTGCTCTCTGGACATCAGTTGGCCCCGTGATGCCATGCGTGCCAG GCCCCAAGAGTCGCCCAAGCTGAGCCAGGCTAACGGGACCCCTGGCGTCGTCCTGGGTCCACAGAGCCGCAGCGGAAGCCCCGATCCCACCCGCAGCGAGGGAACTG ACACCCCGGAGCTGCCTGAGGCCACGCTCTCACCCACGTCCGTTGACTCAGCCACCAGTGCCGACACGACGCTGGACACGACAGGGGACGTGACGGTGGAGGATGTGAAGGACTTCCTGGG ctcTTCGGAGGAATCTGAGAAGAACCTGCGGAACCTGTCAGAGGACGAGGCCCGAGCCTGCCCCATCCTGATTGGATGA